ATTGTGCCGCCACCGATCGGGCTTCAGCCAGGGTATGGGGCAGTCTGCCGTGCAACGAATGGGCGCAGGCCACCGTCGGCCCCGGCACTTTCTGGCTCCGAGAACTGTAGCGGAGGAGACTGGCCCCTGGGAGATAGCTGATCTCGTGATTTTCGACCAGATAGGTTGTTCCGTCGAACAGGGCGTGAAAGGGCAGGTAGTGCAAAGGACCGTGGGGCACGATCACGTGGCGCGGGAAATCCTCGACAAGTGCCTGAATCGGGGCATACAACTGGTCGTGGGCGCGCTTCAGCAGGCCCTGGGCGTTCCTGGTGAGTTCACCGATTCGCGTCGAACCGCCGGCCAGCACCGCGCCAAAGTTGAGCTGGAGCAGACGAAGCAGTTGCTGAATCTGGGCCGGTTTTACCCCAAGCCGGCGTGCCTCAACCGCATCCTGTGTCACCAGGAAGACCACCAACTCATTCTTCACAGAGAAGTATTCGACCAGAATCGTTTCAGCAGGCAGGAAGGGCTGGATGGGCTCGGCGCGTATCTGCCACAACGCCGCGTCGCGTGCGTAGTCAGCGTTGCGGATCAGCAGTTTGTGCCACAGGGAGGTAATTTGTTTTTCAAGTTCGAGAACATCCTGCTGCGAATCCTGCCATGTGTCCTCGCCACTGGATCCACCTCGAACGCCGATTTCGTTCTGCACCTGCCATTGCCGGACTATCAGGTCGCGCTTTTCTCGCAGCCGCTGCAATTCGGTGATCAAGGCCGCATCGCCCGGATTTCTGGCCTCGATGCTGAGATCCAGCCGGAAGGCCAGCATATCGATCAATGCCCGGGACTTGGCGCGTTCCGCATATTCCAGGCTCAATTCGGGCTGCTGGTTCTCCAGGCCCAGATCAACCAGCTCTTCGTAGACCGCCTGCTTGTCTCCCTGGAAATCGGCCCGAAACTCGATCATGATCCGACCTCGCAGCTGTTCCAACGCCGCAATCGCCTTCTTGTATTCGTCGATCGCGTCTTCCAGACGACCCTGTTTGGCTGCGGCCAGGCCCCTCAAGTGGTGGCCCTGGTATTGCAGAGCCGGAATATTGTTTTCCTCTCCGATCCTCAGAGATCGGTCAGCCAGGTCAAGGCCTTCCGCTATGCTGTCCTGTGCCAGCGCAGACCGGGCCGCGACCAACAGTCCATGCGCCTGCCGGACAGGATGGCCGGATGCCGCCAATACTGCCGCTGCATCAAGTGCCAGGGTTTGGCTGGTTTCATACTGCTTCATCTGTCGCAAGATGCTGGCGGTCTCGATATCAGTCAGTGCCGCCCAAACCTTGTTGTCGGAAGCTGCGAAGATATGCCGGGCCTCCTCCAGGGAGTCGAGGGCGTCGCCGAATCGCCCCAGGCCTGCATAGGCCAGTGCTTCATTGACAATGGCCTGTCCGACCTCCTTTGGCGCTCCCAGCCGGACGAACAGATCGCGCACCCGGAGGCAGCGATCCCGGACATCGGCATAGCGCCGGAGCTGAATAAGGCAGTTGCTGGCGAACAACTCAACCAGCATGGCATCGCGTTCCCGCCCGTCGGCCAGAAAGACTCCCGATACGTGGTCCAGATGCTCAAGGGCTTCGTTATAGCGCCCCAGAACGAAAAAGGTCATGGCCAGATTCTGTCGGGCACGGGCAGCGGCCACCGGCTGATGAAGCTCGTCGAGGCGCTGCCAGGCGAGGGTGCTCGCGTCGATGGCAGCATCGAATTGGCCCAGGTTTCGCAGGACATGGGAGCGGTTGAGCTGTGTCCAGAGCCAGCCGGTTTCCCCCTGTTCTCCCATCTCCTGATAGAGCGAGGCTGCTTGATCGAACTTTGCCAGGGCTTCCCGATCGGCTCCCTTGCGGGCGAAATTCACCGCCATGTTCATGGTCAATGAAGTCAAAGGAGTTAGCTGATTGTGGGCAACGAGGACAGTTTCCGCTTGATCAGCTTCCCTGGCGGCCTCCTCATAGCGACCAATACACCCCAGTGCAGCTACCTTGCCGATCGCTGAACGCGCTTCCTCCACTGGCATGTTGGCTTGCCGGTAAATGTCAGCAGCCTGATCATATAGCCCGATGGCCCGATGATAATCCCCCAATCCAAGAGCGTAAACATTTGCCTCGGCAAGCAGCCCCAGGGCCTGATCTGCCGGCTCCTCGTTTAATTCAGCCCAGGTATTGATCAACTCAACAGTGTCCAGTGATCGCTGAACGTTGGACCTCAACAGTCTGTCGGCCTCCGCCTTCAGGGCGCGGGAAATCTCGCCATCATCCTTGCCAGCATGGTCCTCGAGAAGGAGGCGCTGACTGGCAGAATCTGGCGCGGCAAGAAGCTGCTCGACAAATTCCTCCGTAGCCATCACTCGTTGTTTTTTCGCAGCCGGTTAATCTTTCTCCAGTTCCAATTCCTGGATATGGACTTCCAGAGCAGGTGCGCTCAAAATGATGTCGTATTGAGCTGGTGATACGCTGGCAAAGAGGAAGTTTCCCAGGTCGTCCACGTTGGCCGCGGCGATCCACTGCCCCTCTTGCCAGAGATGCGCCTGGGTCTCGACGGGTTGGCCCAGGCCCGTTACCAGTCCGAGGACGTCCAGAGAGCCGGGCGACTCCCCACTGGCCTGAAGGTCAAGGACGATTTGCATTTCACCGGTGACATCGTAGACCATGGGTGTATCCCCGGCACCGCGAACACCGGCGAAAGCAGGAGCGAATGCCGGACTTTGCAGTCCTTGCGAAAGGTTGCCGGCCAGTTTGGCGATCAATACCTGGACCCGTTCCTTGATCGGGCCAACGAAATCGCTTTGTTCCCGGGGTTCGGTGTCAATCAGGAATCGCTCAAGCTGGACGAGTTCGAGCGCACAGTGGGGGCAGGATGCGACATGCGTTGAGATTTCCGCGGCTTGATTCGCCGGCAGCAGGCTCGCGTGAAACTCGCCAAGTTCAATGGACGAGGGGCACTCGGCTCTGAATAGAATGCCTTCAAGATGCCGTTTTTCGATCGCAACGGCATTTGCCCGGTTGCGGCAATAATCGCATCGAGCCAGGTGCGAAATCACCTCCGGGCTTGTTTCACCATCTGCCCACATTAGCAGCATGGTGTCCTCAAGGGCTGGTGGAGAGATACAGTTCATAAAAAAACACGCTCCAATTGGAACAGATAAGGATTCACCAGTTTAAACGAGACCTAGCCAAAAGTTTCAGCATAGTCGAGCAGGATATCTCTCAACTCCTTGTCTCGTCGGAGCCTCGCCAGCACATTCTGTTTGATCCGGTAGATTTCCCGGGTGTCGTCGAACACCTGGCTGTAGCTTTGTTGCAGCTCGCGCGGTTTCATCGCCAGGACGAAACAGCCGTGTAGAACCAGCCGTTCTTTCTCGCTGGCCATGCGCTGCTCGAAAAGATGCCAGAACGATTTCTTCTGAGACTCGTAGACAGCGCTGTCCTCGACGCTTGGGCCTGGCCTTGGTTTGCCTGCAAGGGCCTCCTCCGGCTCAGCATCGACTGTTTCATGACGCCGCAATCTTGAATGATCAACTATGACACTGTTCGTGCATAATTTCAGGTAGCGCAGCAGCGATGGAAGGTTGGGAAATCGCTCAAATTTCTCCGGCGTCACAGCTCTCCAGATTTTTTCGAACGAACGATTGACGAAATACTGGATTTCCTCTCCTGTTCCCGGATAACTCGGGTGGCGTTCTACCCAACCCGCTACAAGAGGCTGGTATTGGCTGTAGAGACAGGAGTGGGCATGTTCATCGTGATGTAGAATGGCGCGCCGGAAAAGTTCGTAACAAAAAGCAGGATCGTAATCCTTCCTGTTGAAGAAATGGGTAGTTTCCTGGGCACACCGGTGTGCGATACCGGATAAATTGAGTGCTGCGAGGTCAACTCTGTCTGCCATGGGATGAAAAGGAGAACCAACTATCGAAATTGCGCCATGTTCCTTGTCAGACCATTATACAATGACTGAAAAAAGATGCAAAGGGGTTGTCTTCCATATCAACGTAATCGCCAATCCAATTTTATGAACCCTTAATGTTGTCGTAATGGGCAGTTAGCCTTGGCAGGATACGATGATGATCGATATCAGGGGTAAGGATGGGGCATGCTGCCAGCATCTACGGTCATAGAGGGACAATTTTCTTCCAGACGCACTAATCCGGAAGAGTCTTCGGGCATAATCTGAGTTTTGAGAAAGGTGATTTATGGATCAGGTTCCAGGAAAGCGTTATGGTGGTTCAGTTGCAATCATTGCTTTGCTGATCGCTACGTTGATTGTCACAGTTGTTATGGCGATTCCAGCAATTGACGGTCTGCCCGCGCAGGCCAGCACGGTGAGCGATGTTTTCGTTCAGCAACCTCCGGTCCGGGCAGGCGTCTCCGCTGCGGCAACACGACCCGCAGACCAGACTCTGCCACCCGATCTGGCAGCAGCGCTGACCTTGGTTGAAGCACAGGAACGAGTCCTGACAAATATCTATGAGACAGTCTTGCCTTCCGTGGTGCATATTCAGGTGCGACAGCGCATTGACAGGGAAAATCTGGGCGGGTTCGCTGTCCCAGGCTTGCCATTCGGTGGACCCGATGACCCGGACACTCCCGGCGATGATTTCTTTCGGGGTGGCGAGGGTTCCGGTTTCGTCTGGGATGATGCGGGCCATATCGTCACCAACAATCACGTAGTCGAAAATGCGGTCGAAGTTCGTGTCTTCTTTTCCAATGGGTTTGAGGCAGAAGCCGAGGTTCTTGGCAAGGATGCCGATGCCGACCTGGCTGTAATTTCCATTGACGTCGATTCCGATCAATTGGTGCCCGTGGTTCTTGGAAACAGCGGCAACCTTCGGGTTGGACAATTGGCAGTAGCTATTGGCAACCCCTTTGGCCTCGAAAACACCATGACATTTGGGATCATCAGCGCACTGGGCCGAACGATCAACAGTGGCCGGACACCCTTTTCGATCCCGGAGGTGGTTCAGACCGATGCGCCTATCAATCCGGGCAACTCGGGTGGACCTCTGCTGGATCGATTTGGTCGGGTCATCGGTATCAACACCCAGATCGTGAGCCGAAGTGGCAGCAATTCAGGCATCGGGTTTGCCGTGCCGATAGACATTGCTAAAAGGATCGTGCCTGAGTTGATCGAGGATGGCGACTACGAGTATTCCTGGCTGGGGATCACCGGTCAGACCTTGCGATCAGAGGTCGTCGAGGCCAACGACCTTTCCCCGGACACTCGAGGCGCTCTGGTCGTAGCGCTTGCTGGTGGCGGCCCGGCAGACCAGGCTGGTCTCGTTGGCAGCCAGAACAGGCAAATCGAGGATGCATTGCCCTATCCAGTGGGTGGAGATGTGATCGTTGCGATTGCAGATCAGCCGGTCACGGGAATGGATGATCTGATCACCTACCTGGCCAGCCAGACCCAACCGGGCGACGTGGTGACGCTGGAGGTGATCAGGGATGGAGAGACCATCTCGCTGGACGTGGAGCTGGGAGCTCGTCCCGGTGTCATGGAAGTTCGAAACCAGTTTCAGGATGACGGCGAGAAATAGAAACCCTGGCCTGACTCTTTCAGCGATCTCGGTCGCGATCGGAGCAGGCGCATGCTGTTCAAGATCACGATAAGCGACGCTCCCACGTCGGCAAAAACCGCCATCCAGAGCGTTGCATAACCCAGCAGTGCCAGGACGACGAAGACCGCTTTGATTGCCAGACTCAGCGCCACGTTTTGTATGATGATGTTTCGCGTTTGGCGGCTAAGGCGGACCAGGTAGGGCAGGCGCGCAAGGTCATCTCCCATCAAGGCAATATCCGCGGTTTCGATGGCCTGATCGGTGCCGGCGCTGCCCATGGCGATCCCTACTGTGGCTCGGGCCAGCGCCGGTGCGTCGTTCACGCCATCTCCCACCATGGCTACAGGGCCGATATGATCGAGGATGTCGGCGATGGCGTTGACTTTGTCTTCCGGAAGAAGACTGGCCCGAACGTCGTCGATCCCAACCTGGCCGGCGATTGCCATGGCTGCGGCGTCGCTGTCTCCCGTCAGCATGATCGTGTGCTGGATGCCGACCTCCTTTAGGGCTGCTATCGCCTCCGCGGCTTCCGGCCGGACCTGATCGGCGACGGCCAGGAATCCCCGTACCGCGTTCGTGTCGTGCACCAGGAGCGCGGTTTGCCCCCGAAGCTCGGCATCGCGGACTTGCCTGCAGAGCGGGTTAGCTTCGCAGAGGCCCAGGTCGTGAACATGGCGGTGGCTGCTTATGCCGATCATCTGGCCGTCGATCTGGCCCTGGACGCCCATTCCGAGAAGCGCCTCGACTTGCCCGGCAGCAGGGTATTGCCGATCCAGTTGCCTGTGCCGCGCTGCCTCTACTACAGCGCGGGCCAGGGGGTGTTCAGATCGTCGCTCGACGGCTGCCGCAAGGGCCAGCAGGTCATCGCAGGAGGAGCAGTTTGTGCTGGAATGCCCGTTGCCAGAGGCCGCGCAATGAATCGTCGTGAGCGCCGGCTGTCCAACAGTCAGCGTTCCCGTCTTGTCGAAGGCGATGGCGCGCACGCCGCTCATGGCTTCCAGGTTGGCACCTCCCTTGATCAGAACGCCATGACGGGCGGCGGCCGTGATGGCTGCAACGATGCTCACCGGGATCGATAACACCAGCGCGCAAGGGCAGGCAATCACCAGCAATGTCAGCGACCGGTAGAGCCAGCCTGTGGTGGTGGCGGTATCGAAAAAGGGTTGACCGAATAACAAGGGCGGTA
The Chloroflexota bacterium DNA segment above includes these coding regions:
- a CDS encoding CHAT domain-containing tetratricopeptide repeat protein — encoded protein: MATEEFVEQLLAAPDSASQRLLLEDHAGKDDGEISRALKAEADRLLRSNVQRSLDTVELINTWAELNEEPADQALGLLAEANVYALGLGDYHRAIGLYDQAADIYRQANMPVEEARSAIGKVAALGCIGRYEEAAREADQAETVLVAHNQLTPLTSLTMNMAVNFARKGADREALAKFDQAASLYQEMGEQGETGWLWTQLNRSHVLRNLGQFDAAIDASTLAWQRLDELHQPVAAARARQNLAMTFFVLGRYNEALEHLDHVSGVFLADGRERDAMLVELFASNCLIQLRRYADVRDRCLRVRDLFVRLGAPKEVGQAIVNEALAYAGLGRFGDALDSLEEARHIFAASDNKVWAALTDIETASILRQMKQYETSQTLALDAAAVLAASGHPVRQAHGLLVAARSALAQDSIAEGLDLADRSLRIGEENNIPALQYQGHHLRGLAAAKQGRLEDAIDEYKKAIAALEQLRGRIMIEFRADFQGDKQAVYEELVDLGLENQQPELSLEYAERAKSRALIDMLAFRLDLSIEARNPGDAALITELQRLREKRDLIVRQWQVQNEIGVRGGSSGEDTWQDSQQDVLELEKQITSLWHKLLIRNADYARDAALWQIRAEPIQPFLPAETILVEYFSVKNELVVFLVTQDAVEARRLGVKPAQIQQLLRLLQLNFGAVLAGGSTRIGELTRNAQGLLKRAHDQLYAPIQALVEDFPRHVIVPHGPLHYLPFHALFDGTTYLVENHEISYLPGASLLRYSSRSQKVPGPTVACAHSLHGRLPHTLAEARSVAAQFDGQLLLEDQALVSKLKDAMRECQIVHIAAHGDFRPDNPLFSGIALEDSWLTTLDIFNQRVQASLVTLSACQTGRSAIAGGDELLGLMRAFLYAGAASLLLTLWTVEDSATARFMENFYGKLADGFAKGAALRQAQREFFNQQLASVEDGIVAHPYFWAPFFLVGDPGAL
- a CDS encoding heavy metal translocating P-type ATPase, which codes for MKTKEMALPGSDGQNELSYSIEGMDCADCALKLEKSIGQLPGVDACDVSFVSTKLTLVIDPAVLEPGQVERRVRDMGYAVATGDDSSDPAKTQGVEWLLHTLRSQARLSATLSCGLLIGIGWFGAWLQWPEVVTTGFFAAAIVVGGYKIARKAYASLRYNHEFDINVLMTVAVLGAAAIGEWPEGAMVVFLFSIGELLEGYTMGRARQAIQSLVSLSPSQATILRPCVDCEEHFGKALPTGEVYNGGPCPWCEPHELAVPVEDLAIGETIFVRPGERFPMDGVVLSGQSAVNQSPITGESLPVDKSPGDQVFAGTVNGNGTLTIEVTHLAEDNTLSRLIHLVEEAQSSKAPAQRWVDRFARIYTPAVMGIAVLVAIVPPLLFGQPFFDTATTTGWLYRSLTLLVIACPCALVLSIPVSIVAAITAAARHGVLIKGGANLEAMSGVRAIAFDKTGTLTVGQPALTTIHCAASGNGHSSTNCSSCDDLLALAAAVERRSEHPLARAVVEAARHRQLDRQYPAAGQVEALLGMGVQGQIDGQMIGISSHRHVHDLGLCEANPLCRQVRDAELRGQTALLVHDTNAVRGFLAVADQVRPEAAEAIAALKEVGIQHTIMLTGDSDAAAMAIAGQVGIDDVRASLLPEDKVNAIADILDHIGPVAMVGDGVNDAPALARATVGIAMGSAGTDQAIETADIALMGDDLARLPYLVRLSRQTRNIIIQNVALSLAIKAVFVVLALLGYATLWMAVFADVGASLIVILNSMRLLRSRPRSLKESGQGFYFSPSS
- a CDS encoding trypsin-like peptidase domain-containing protein, with translation MDQVPGKRYGGSVAIIALLIATLIVTVVMAIPAIDGLPAQASTVSDVFVQQPPVRAGVSAAATRPADQTLPPDLAAALTLVEAQERVLTNIYETVLPSVVHIQVRQRIDRENLGGFAVPGLPFGGPDDPDTPGDDFFRGGEGSGFVWDDAGHIVTNNHVVENAVEVRVFFSNGFEAEAEVLGKDADADLAVISIDVDSDQLVPVVLGNSGNLRVGQLAVAIGNPFGLENTMTFGIISALGRTINSGRTPFSIPEVVQTDAPINPGNSGGPLLDRFGRVIGINTQIVSRSGSNSGIGFAVPIDIAKRIVPELIEDGDYEYSWLGITGQTLRSEVVEANDLSPDTRGALVVALAGGGPADQAGLVGSQNRQIEDALPYPVGGDVIVAIADQPVTGMDDLITYLASQTQPGDVVTLEVIRDGETISLDVELGARPGVMEVRNQFQDDGEK